Proteins co-encoded in one Acanthopagrus latus isolate v.2019 chromosome 10, fAcaLat1.1, whole genome shotgun sequence genomic window:
- the LOC119026709 gene encoding Fc receptor-like protein 3, giving the protein MKSTLLLVLLLTVSRTSAHSRAHVTVSPYMSQFREYRKITVSCEHSSGEWTVWRYTTGSDQVFSQCGDGWGDQQPSACLILTTKQSDSGVYWCESKHRDCSNTINITIGGAVILQSPVHPVMEGDDVTLTCTTKTSILSAGFYKDDSFIRTEPTGHMTIHHVSRSDEGFYKCNISSDGESPPSWLGMKEYSPPALLSVSPDSTQLHEYENIILTCGDNSHSHGWRVMRAVNTTTSRGKLTLQTCGTNWGSTTKDGCALPTVKKTDSGVYWCESPGRQRSNSVHLTVVDEGLILRIPVLPVRTGENVTLTCRNKTSNLSAGFYKDGSLIRTEPTGHMTIHNVSRSDEGLYKCNTIRGHGASPSSWLFVLDPQDTASSTWLPVLKGICYFLKITPYCISTYLMVPLLRQMLTGRKPAVLREDGEEVDQPYDDVTTEHHF; this is encoded by the exons ATGAAGTCAACGCTGCTGCTCGTCT TGTTGTTGACGGTCTCCAGGACATCTGCCCACAGTCGTG CCCATGTGACCGTCAGCCCCTACATGTCTCAGTTTAGAGAGTACAGGAAGATTACTGTGAGCTGTGAGCACAGCTCCGGTGAATGGACAGTGTGGAGATACACAACCGG TTCAGATCAAGTTTTCTCCCAGTGTGGTGATGGCTGGGGCGACCAGCAGCCCTCCGCCTGCCTCATACTGACCACCAAACAGTCCGACAGCGGCGTGTACTGGTGCGAATCCAAACACAGAGACTGCAGCAACACCATCAACATCACCATTG gTGGAGCAGTGATCCTGCAGAGTCCTGTCCACCctgtgatggagggagatgatGTCACTCTCACCTGTACAACAAAGACCTCCATCCTCTCAGCTGGTTTCTATAAAGATGACTCCTTCATCAGGACTGAGCCTACAGGTCACATGACCATCCACCATGTTTCCAGGTCTGATGAAGGATTCTACAAGTGTaacatcagcagtgatggagagtCTCCACCCAGCTGGCTGGGGATGAAAG AATACTCTCCCCCAGCCTTGCTCTCAGTGTCACCTGACTCAACACAGCTGCATGAGTATGAGAACATAATTCTGACCTGTGGTGACAACAGCCACTCTCACGGCTGGAGGGTCATGAGGGCTGTAAACACCACCACCTCGCGTGGCAAGCTGACCCTTCAAACCTGCGGAACGAATTGGGGAAGTACCACCAAAGATGGCTGCGCCCTCCCAACAGTCAAGAAGACTGACAGCGGAGTTTACTGGTGTGAGTCTCCTGGGAGGCAGCGGAGCAACTCTGTCCACTTGACGGTGGTCG ATGAAGGACTGATCCTGAGGATTCCTGTCCTCCCTGTGAGGACGGGAGAAAATGTGACTCTGACCTGCAGAAACAAGACCTCCAACCTCTCAGCTGGTTTCTATAAAGATGGCTCCCTCATCAGGACTGAGCCTACAGGTCACATGACCATCCACAATGTTTCCAGGTCTGATGAAGGACTCTACAAGTGTAACACCATCAGGGGTCATGGAGCATCTCCATCcagctggctgtttgttttag ATCCTCAGGACACGGCCTCATCCACCTGGCTGCCTGTGCTGAAAGGGATCTGCTACTTTCTGAAGATCACTCCGTACTGCATCTCCACTTACTTAATGGTGCCGTTACTTCGTCAGATGCTCACAG GAAGGAAGCCGGCGGTTTTAAGAGAGGATGGCGAGGAGGTGGACCAGCCGTATGATGACGTCACCACCGAGCATCATTTCTGA
- the LOC119026706 gene encoding sodium/hydrogen exchanger 9B2, whose protein sequence is MDDTVGMKTGATDSSSCCSSCISLKDRCPRPTGLVNLLVTKVCLFALLFGVVWSITGRECLPGGNLFGLVILFICSVLGGKLVGMIQLPTLPPFPPLLGMLLAGLVLRNVPYITDAVYIDTHWSAALRNIALSIILTRAGLGLDPSALSRLKAVCVRLAIGPCVVEACVVAIVSHFLLGLPWVWGFILGFVLAAVSPAVVVPSMLLLQREGYGVEKGIPTLLMAAGSFDDILAITGFSTCLGIAFSTGSTWMNILKGLLEVVGGIIAGLILGLFLCCFPSNDMEDLVLRRTLMLLGLSIFSVFFSHVIGFAGAGGLCTLVLAFLAALGWKKDKAPVAAMVGLSWDVFQPLLFGLIGAEITITKLNPSTVGLGLGCISIGLVIRVLVTFLLVHFGGFNLKEKVFIAVAWLPKATVQAAIGSKALDMAREEGDEALIKFGLDVLTLAVLAILTTAPIGALGIGLAGPRLLALQVKAGETEGEDATLSVTGHEKDNGTLESKL, encoded by the exons ATGGACGACACTGTCGGG atgaAGACGGGAGCGACCGactcgtcctcctgctgctcgtCTTGCATCAGCCTGAAGGACAGATGTCCTCGACCGACTGGACTCGTCAACCTGCTCGTCACTAAAG tgtgtctgtTCGCACTGCTCTTCGGAGTCGTCTGGTCCATCACAGGACGCGAGTGTTTACCTGGAGGAAACCTGTTTGGCCtcgtcatcctcttcatctgctCCGTGCTCGGAGGGAAGCTGGTGGGAATGATCCAACTACCCACGCTGCCCCCCTTCCCCCCACTACTTG GTATGCTGCTGGCAGGTCTGGTGCTGCGTAACGTTCCCTACATAACAGACGCCGTCTACATCGACACTCACTggtctgcagctctgaggaaCATCGCCCTGTCAATCATCCTGACCAGAGCTGGACTGGGCCTGGACCCctca GCGCTGAGTCGTCTGAAGgcggtgtgtgtgcgtcttgCGATCGGTCCCTGTGTGGTGGAGGCCTGCGTCGTCGCCATCGTGTCTCACTTCCTGCTGGGTCTGCCCTGGGTCTGGGGCTTCATACTggg tttcgTCCTGGCTGCAGTGTCTCCAGCTGTCGTGGTTCCGTCgatgttgctgctgcagagagaaggcTACGGAGTGGAGAAG gGGATCCCCACCCTGCTGATGGCTGCAGGGAGTTTTGACGACATTCTGGCCATAACAGGGTTCTCCACCTGCCTCGGAATCGCCTTCTCTACAG GTTCGACGTGGATGAACATATTAAAGGggctgctggaggtggtgggAGGGATCATAGCCGGGCTGATCTTGggtctgtttctgtgctgcttCCCCAGCAATGACATG GAGGACCTGGTGTTGAGGAGAACCCTCATGTTGTTGGGTCTGTccatattttctgtcttcttcagtcATGTTATTGGTTTTGCTGGAGCTGGTGGTCTTTGTACACTGGTGCTGGCCTTTCTGGCTGCTCTGGGCTGGAAAAAAGACAAG GCTCCAGTGGCAGCCATGGTGGGCCTCTCATGGGATGTCTTCCAGCCGCTCCTCTTTGGTCTGATTGGAGCAGAGATCACCATAACAAAGCTCAACCCCAGCACAGTGG gtctAGGTTTAGGCTGCATCAGTATCGGTCTGGTGATCCGAGTGCTCGTCACCTTCCTGCTGGTTCATTTTGGAGGATTCAACCTGAAGGAGAAAGTCTTCATCGCTGTGGCCTGGCTGCCTAAAGCCACCGTACAG GCTGCTATTGGCTCCAAGGCGTTGGACATggcgagggaggagggggatgagGCCTTGATAAAATTCGGTTTGGACGTGCTAACGTTGGCCGTGTTAGCCATCCTGACCACAGCACCTATCGGAGCACTGGGTATCGGACTGGCGGGACCACGTCTCTTGGCcctgcaggtcaaag CAGGCGAGACAGAAGGTGAAGATGCAACTTTGAGTGTGACCGGCCATGAAAAAGACAACGGGACCCTCGAGAGCAAGTTGTGA